The region ACGATAAGCATGTACATAAGCTACTAAAAGCCTATTCGAACATTTTACCTTGAATAAAGGGAATCATGATGCTAACTAGACGCAACCTGTAGTTGGATAATACAATATATACTACCACCAAGTAGCACAAGTGCACAACAATATAACAGTTTTCCAAAAACTTATAACCAATTAATTAACTAAACTAAAGACCAGCATAGTTTAACTAAGCTAAAGACCAGCATAGCCAATCACTATAAAGGCAACTATTCTATTCTATCACTTGATTGTACCTTATCCTAGGTCATGGAAAAACAAGAAATGAGATCGAGTTTAATAACCAAGAATAGAGTCTCTTACCTCTACAAGTATATGAACTTCTGTGTCATTGGCCTGCATCTGAACCATATCCGGAGGAACTTTGACTGTCAGAGCCTGAGCCTGAATATAAAGTTTCAAAATACAAAAAGATCCATGTGTTTATAATTGGAACGTGACAGCCTAAAAAATCTTGTACATATTTAGAAACTATAGTAGAAGGACAATGCCTCATTTACCACTTGAAGAGGATCCAGAGTCGCTGCTAGAGCTGTTTGAACTACTTGATCTGCTGACATTATCACCTTGTCTCTCTATTTGAGCAGGAGATGTGACAACAAACTTTTCAACTGCTTAAAAaccattttatttaatttagccCATAAGAATTCAAATATATGAACATGAAAGCAGACAAGAACTGAGTatgaaaatggaaaaatatATCTAATCCATTTCAAAAGCTTACCTGCTTCAGATTCTTCTGGTGCCTCTGCAGCAGTAGAGGGCATATTCTGCATGGAATATAATGATGAATGTGTCAGTAGCTAAATTTTTCATGTAGTGAACTCAACTAATTATTGAGCTAAATATAATTCATGGCCTTACATTCTCATAGATGTTGTGACCAACTTCTCCTGTTTGAAGCACAGGTTCAGCTATTTTGTTGTCCTTGCTGATACCATTCTTGTAATTATTCACAAGCCTATCAAGTTCCCAAAGAGTTTCAGAATCAAAACTATCAATATCCACCTCAATTTCATCACCTTGTTGCAATATACCAGGGTTCTTCTTTCTGATAATGTGAACAACACCGTCCAAATTATCTGAAGGCAAACTCAATAAGTCTCTACTCAGTCTCTGCTTTTCTTCAAAAGTCATCTCTCTCCTTTGCGGATCCATTTCCTTGGGCTTCTTTAACATTGATGTTCTACCTTCATGTGAAGCAATAGCTTCAGCATTCATGCTCAAATCTGCAGGATTTGTTATAGCATCCTCCCTAGCCAAAATCCTATCCTCCGAGGGTGTTTTTTGAAGAGGAGGAGCAGACATAGTGGCAAGGGGAGGAGCAGGAGGCGCTGAAGCTCTCCTTGAAGGAGGTGTCGGCAGACTTGCAACATTACCCATATCAAACCTCTCAACATTATTCAACTCAGCCTCTATAATTGCCCACTTCTCCTCAAATAACTTTAACAACACACCTCCCATTATATGTGCATCCTGCCCTTTCTCATTATATCTCATGGCATTATTAAACGTCAATCTCACATCCTCTGCAAACTCCTTAGGCGACTTGTACCAATTCTTTTTCAACCTACTCTTCACCGTCCCTAAATCCATCGGATGCTTAATAATCTTATAATAGTCATGCAAGTTCAATTTCTTCACATCCACAGGCTTATTAAAAATCCAACCATAATTATGTTTCATCAACATCTCTAACAAATCACCACATTTCTTAAAGACCTCTCCGTAATTATACCTACCCATTACATTTCCTTGCTTCACTCCCGTACTCGGCTTCACCACCTTCTTACTCTCCTTCTCCAAATTCAAAACCTTTTCTTTCTTTGTACTACTACTAACTTTAGGAGTCTTCTTAGTGTCAGTAGTATAGTCAACTAATCCTCCCTGCATAGAGCGCGAATTAGTGGGGCCTACATAACTTAATTCAGAGTTAGCCCTAGCAAGAGTTCCAGCAATTCTATTGCTATCAGTACTATAAAATTGAGTTTCTTTATCCTCAAGTTTTTTCATCAACACTCTAACTTGATCAAGTTCACCAACTAACTTTCTCTTCAACTCTATAATAACCGATTTCGATCCTCTATTCAGACTAATTCTAACTTTATCATCAATTTTCACATACCCTGATGGGAGCTGGCTGTAACTGGATAGTTCATCATCGTCCGAAGCCGCCCCCGCCGCCACCGCCGCCGCGTGCTCCCCTTGGCCGTCCAAGAACCGTTTTTTGTGCTGGTGAGGAATACGATTAGCAGTTTTAGTATAGTTTTGGAGCTTTTGGGGATGCAATTTCTTGCCCTTGCTGCCGCTGCTGTTGTTAGTTGTCCCAGTAGCCATTCAttaaaattaaaggaaaaaaatCCCCGCTCTAGAAAATTGAACAGCTTCGTAATAATGGGTTTGGCTGTAATTACGGATTTGATTACTGAAACCTGTTGATTAAAATTTTAGGGTTTTCGTGAAAACGAaaagttttagggttttttgTGAAAACgaatttttttagggtttttgtaATTACAGAttgagaaattaattttttgtaaaatttgtcaTTGCTGGCTGTcttaagattattattattattatttccttTTCAGAAGAAAATTTAGAAAGTGAGAGAGAGTGTACAGTGAACAACGATCACACGCGCTTTGGTTGTACTGAACTGAAAGACGAGGACAGAAGGTAGAATGTTGACACGTCATATTGGCCCTATATagctaataaaattatttgtattttctAAATCATATTAAAATTGAGGCGAGTAAACTCGATGTATTGCTAATGTGGGTTTAACTTGAATGGTTAAAACATCTTTAAATACACTGAGAGGTTACGGGTGCAAAACACGTCtccgtaactaacaactaacaattgaaattttaa is a window of Mercurialis annua linkage group LG2, ddMerAnnu1.2, whole genome shotgun sequence DNA encoding:
- the LOC126669503 gene encoding transcription factor GTE4-like isoform X1, producing the protein MATGTTNNSSGSKGKKLHPQKLQNYTKTANRIPHQHKKRFLDGQGEHAAAVAAGAASDDDELSSYSQLPSGYVKIDDKVRISLNRGSKSVIIELKRKLVGELDQVRVLMKKLEDKETQFYSTDSNRIAGTLARANSELSYVGPTNSRSMQGGLVDYTTDTKKTPKVSSSTKKEKVLNLEKESKKVVKPSTGVKQGNVMGRYNYGEVFKKCGDLLEMLMKHNYGWIFNKPVDVKKLNLHDYYKIIKHPMDLGTVKSRLKKNWYKSPKEFAEDVRLTFNNAMRYNEKGQDAHIMGGVLLKLFEEKWAIIEAELNNVERFDMGNVASLPTPPSRRASAPPAPPLATMSAPPLQKTPSEDRILAREDAITNPADLSMNAEAIASHEGRTSMLKKPKEMDPQRREMTFEEKQRLSRDLLSLPSDNLDGVVHIIRKKNPGILQQGDEIEVDIDSFDSETLWELDRLVNNYKNGISKDNKIAEPVLQTGEVGHNIYENNMPSTAAEAPEESEAAVEKFVVTSPAQIERQGDNVSRSSSSNSSSSDSGSSSSGSGSDSQSSSGYGSDAGQ
- the LOC126669503 gene encoding transcription factor GTE4-like isoform X2, with protein sequence MATGTTNNSSGSKGKKLHPQKLQNYTKTANRIPHQHKKRFLDGQGEHAAAVAAGAASDDDELSSYSQLPSGYVKIDDKVRISLNRGSKSVIIELKRKLVGELDQVRVLMKKLEDKETQFYSTDSNRIAGTLARANSELSYVGPTNSRSMQGGLVDYTTDTKKTPKVSSSTKKEKVLNLEKESKKVVKPSTGVKQGNVMGRYNYGEVFKKCGDLLEMLMKHNYGWIFNKPVDVKKLNLHDYYKIIKHPMDLGTVKSRLKKNWYKSPKEFAEDVRLTFNNAMRYNEKGQDAHIMGGVLLKLFEEKWAIIEAELNNVERFDMGNVASLPTPPSRRASAPPAPPLATMSAPPLQKTPSEDRILAREDAITNPADLSMNAEAIASHEGRTSMLKKPKEMDPQRREMTFEEKQRLSRDLLSLPSDNLDGVVHIIRKKNPGILQQGDEIEVDIDSFDSETLWELDRLVNNYKNGISKDNKIAEPVLQTGEVGHNIYENNMPSTAAEAPEESEAVEKFVVTSPAQIERQGDNVSRSSSSNSSSSDSGSSSSGSGSDSQSSSGYGSDAGQ